A window of Desulfatibacillum aliphaticivorans DSM 15576 contains these coding sequences:
- a CDS encoding ankyrin repeat domain-containing protein translates to MIKLKRFLFPDIFQAAQQGRMQKVKSFLQKGTPVDVRDGSGRTPLMHAAWEGHPKLLKFLLDSGADPKAEDDVKETALAHAAFYSDNLECVGLLIDHGADVNAQDDDGFSILMSAVVDAPLELIQMLVEAGADVNHQDCDGDTPLIAAMYGLPSEREIRYLLDSGADKTMRNKEGKIAYDVHLEEEEGFPDPEILELVRL, encoded by the coding sequence ATGATCAAGCTAAAGCGGTTTTTATTTCCGGACATATTCCAGGCGGCCCAACAAGGAAGAATGCAAAAGGTGAAATCCTTTTTGCAAAAAGGGACGCCCGTTGACGTCAGGGACGGAAGCGGCAGGACCCCTCTGATGCATGCCGCCTGGGAAGGACATCCCAAGTTGCTGAAGTTCCTGCTGGATTCCGGGGCCGATCCAAAAGCAGAGGACGATGTAAAGGAAACTGCGTTGGCTCATGCCGCATTTTACTCAGACAACCTTGAATGCGTAGGGTTGCTGATAGATCACGGGGCCGACGTGAATGCCCAGGATGATGATGGCTTCAGCATCCTGATGTCGGCTGTCGTTGACGCTCCGTTGGAATTGATTCAAATGCTTGTGGAGGCTGGCGCCGACGTCAACCATCAGGATTGCGACGGCGACACGCCGTTAATTGCTGCCATGTACGGCCTTCCCTCGGAAAGGGAAATACGGTATTTGTTGGACTCTGGAGCGGACAAGACAATGCGCAACAAAGAAGGAAAAATCGCCTATGACGTGCACCTGGAAGAGGAGGAAGGGTTTCCGGACCCTGAAATACTGGAACTCGTGCGTTTATAG
- a CDS encoding acyl-CoA dehydratase activase encodes MFFAGVDIGSTSTECVILDESGEIIAADMRPTGANSAKAAQAVLDSAIEKAGLDAPPHRIVATGYGRVSAPFAHKVVTEITCHARGVLHLFPQVRTIVDVGGQDSKVIRIGPKGNVIDFVMNDKCSAGSGRFLEVMARALEVELDDLGPLSEKSAEEISISSMCTVFAESEVISLVARAVPVEDIINGIHKSIVNRLASQMQRMNPEPDIVMTGGVAKNSGMVKKLSQAAGHVVLVPENPRMTGALGAALTAMGLDRE; translated from the coding sequence ATGTTTTTTGCAGGCGTAGACATTGGCTCCACATCCACCGAATGCGTGATTTTGGACGAGTCCGGCGAAATTATCGCCGCGGACATGCGGCCCACGGGCGCGAACAGCGCCAAGGCGGCTCAGGCGGTTTTGGACTCGGCTATAGAAAAGGCGGGGCTGGACGCTCCGCCCCATCGGATCGTGGCCACGGGCTACGGCCGGGTGAGCGCGCCTTTCGCCCATAAGGTGGTGACGGAAATCACCTGCCACGCCCGGGGCGTGCTGCATCTTTTCCCCCAGGTCAGGACCATCGTGGACGTGGGAGGCCAGGACAGCAAGGTCATCCGCATCGGCCCCAAAGGCAATGTGATCGACTTTGTCATGAACGACAAATGCTCGGCCGGCAGCGGCAGGTTTTTGGAAGTCATGGCCCGGGCTTTGGAGGTTGAGTTGGACGACCTGGGGCCGCTGTCGGAAAAAAGCGCCGAGGAAATTTCCATCAGCAGCATGTGCACGGTGTTCGCCGAATCGGAAGTCATATCCCTGGTGGCCAGAGCCGTCCCGGTGGAGGACATTATCAACGGCATTCACAAATCCATTGTCAACCGCCTGGCCAGCCAGATGCAAAGAATGAATCCCGAGCCGGATATCGTCATGACAGGCGGGGTGGCCAAGAACTCCGGGATGGTGAAAAAGCTGTCCCAGGCTGCCGGGCATGTGGTGTTAGTCCCGGAAAATCCCCGCATGACCGGCGCCCTGGGCGCGGCCCTGACGGCCATGGGGTTGGATAGGGAATAG
- a CDS encoding 2-hydroxyacyl-CoA dehydratase subunit D: protein MKPLNAIQSQLKALHDAGKPVLGCFPLYPPLELIHSLGIAPAVLWGFKPYFTQVSLADRHLQNYACSVGRYLVEFVLQDAGETLDGLLMYNACDTLRNLPEIIDRGLAKDAALPLHTFHVPAVSMERSGAKEYLKDRLEGLIAWLEATFSVKFDPDSFEKSVSLYAEMHGLMQKAQKYVGEGKALFSELAELCGKLNFMLVEDQITALQEFCRACEEKTAAPTGSQVVISGILPPPPEILKAMERAGLAIVGNDLANMHRAWAYSPAPSKDPAAYYADFYENHFPCTTLLPTADRRLPALESMLEDCGAGAWIFAGEKFCEYEYFELPYVEKALKAKGIGVLSLEFSLGDEQNLGSMKTRIEAFAEMIEE from the coding sequence GTGAAGCCATTGAACGCCATACAAAGCCAACTAAAAGCCCTGCATGATGCAGGCAAGCCCGTGCTGGGCTGCTTTCCCTTGTATCCGCCCCTGGAGTTGATTCACTCCCTGGGAATCGCCCCGGCGGTGCTGTGGGGATTCAAGCCCTATTTTACTCAGGTTTCCCTGGCTGACAGGCATTTGCAGAATTACGCCTGCTCCGTGGGCCGATATCTGGTGGAGTTCGTCCTGCAGGACGCGGGGGAGACTTTGGACGGCCTCTTAATGTACAACGCCTGCGACACCTTACGAAACCTGCCGGAAATCATTGACCGGGGCCTGGCGAAGGATGCGGCTTTGCCTCTGCATACGTTCCACGTCCCTGCCGTCTCCATGGAGAGAAGCGGCGCCAAGGAATATTTGAAAGATCGCCTGGAGGGCCTGATCGCCTGGCTGGAGGCGACTTTTTCCGTAAAATTCGATCCCGACTCCTTTGAAAAGAGCGTGAGCTTATACGCTGAAATGCACGGGCTCATGCAAAAGGCCCAAAAATACGTCGGCGAAGGCAAGGCCCTGTTTTCCGAACTGGCGGAGCTTTGCGGCAAGCTGAATTTCATGCTTGTGGAGGATCAGATAACCGCATTGCAGGAGTTTTGCAGGGCCTGTGAGGAGAAAACTGCGGCGCCCACGGGCTCACAGGTGGTAATCAGCGGCATCCTGCCGCCTCCGCCGGAAATCCTGAAGGCCATGGAAAGGGCGGGGCTGGCGATTGTGGGAAACGATCTCGCCAACATGCACCGGGCCTGGGCGTATTCTCCTGCACCGAGTAAAGACCCGGCCGCTTATTACGCGGATTTTTACGAAAACCATTTTCCCTGCACAACGCTTTTGCCCACGGCGGACAGACGCCTGCCCGCCCTGGAATCCATGCTGGAGGATTGCGGCGCCGGGGCTTGGATATTCGCCGGAGAGAAATTCTGCGAATACGAGTATTTTGAACTGCCCTACGTGGAAAAAGCGCTCAAGGCCAAGGGAATCGGCGTGCTTAGCCTGGAGTTCTCCCTGGGCGACGAGCAAAACCTGGGCTCCATGAAAACCCGCATAGAAGCCTTTGCGGAAATGATCGAGGAATAA
- a CDS encoding CBS and ACT domain-containing protein — MLIKDWMKQDGVSVNTDSTVKEARRLMEVCHTRTLPVLKKGKLVGVVTDRDLKRAAPSDATSLSRHEIAYLQEKIAVKDVMTKDPITLSPTDTVEQAAMLFLEKKISGAPVMDDKGRLMGTITQDELFKVLITLTGAWHRGIQFGFLLDDRPGSIKEVADIIRDYDGRILSILSSMEKAPWKSRFVYIRIRPMDKNLLQPLLDELRKVATILYVLDQTEGSRLTLGADVDAEPAEVV; from the coding sequence ATGCTAATAAAAGATTGGATGAAGCAGGACGGAGTCTCGGTCAACACCGACTCCACGGTCAAGGAAGCCAGGCGGCTGATGGAAGTCTGCCACACCCGCACCCTGCCTGTTCTGAAGAAAGGCAAGCTGGTCGGGGTAGTGACGGACCGGGATCTCAAGAGGGCCGCGCCTTCGGACGCCACCTCTCTTTCCCGGCATGAAATCGCCTATTTGCAGGAAAAAATCGCGGTCAAGGACGTCATGACCAAGGACCCCATCACCCTGTCGCCCACGGATACGGTTGAGCAGGCGGCCATGCTTTTTCTGGAAAAGAAAATCTCGGGCGCGCCGGTCATGGACGACAAGGGCCGCCTCATGGGAACCATCACCCAGGACGAGTTGTTCAAGGTGCTGATCACCCTCACCGGCGCCTGGCACCGGGGCATTCAGTTCGGATTTCTTTTGGACGACCGGCCCGGCTCCATCAAGGAGGTTGCGGACATCATCCGGGATTACGACGGCCGAATCCTGAGCATTCTCAGTTCCATGGAAAAGGCGCCCTGGAAAAGCCGGTTCGTGTACATCCGCATCCGGCCTATGGACAAAAACCTGCTGCAGCCTTTGCTCGATGAACTGCGTAAAGTCGCCACTATCCTGTACGTGCTGGACCAGACCGAAGGTTCTCGCCTGACCCTGGGAGCGGACGTGGACGCAGAGCCGGCGGAGGTTGTGTAA
- a CDS encoding DUF3786 domain-containing protein, translating to MSAENSVYEQTYQKYLNDLAGIDIPQACQTLGLEYEDGKAVINFVGRTFTVSPQGVENAKGLQPELGICVGLIRYLLMCPPFPPKDGGWTTFRDIKGAGPLTVYWANDVEQALSEVFAGRPQDLTTASEKLNAVPPDQDYSYDVQFQVQALSRMPMLVLFNDGDDDFPPKSTVLFRESAGTYLDPECLAILGVAVVQSLIRA from the coding sequence ATGAGCGCGGAAAATTCCGTTTACGAACAAACTTACCAAAAATACCTGAACGATCTGGCGGGCATCGATATTCCCCAGGCCTGTCAAACGCTGGGCTTGGAGTATGAGGACGGAAAGGCCGTCATCAATTTTGTGGGCAGGACCTTCACCGTGTCCCCTCAGGGAGTGGAGAACGCCAAGGGGCTGCAGCCTGAGCTGGGAATTTGCGTGGGCCTGATCCGATACTTGCTTATGTGTCCGCCCTTTCCGCCCAAGGACGGAGGCTGGACAACATTTCGGGACATCAAGGGCGCAGGGCCCCTCACGGTGTATTGGGCCAACGACGTGGAACAAGCTCTCTCGGAAGTGTTTGCAGGCAGGCCCCAGGACTTGACAACAGCTTCGGAAAAGTTGAACGCCGTTCCTCCGGATCAGGATTATTCCTATGACGTGCAGTTTCAGGTGCAGGCCTTGTCCCGCATGCCCATGCTGGTGCTCTTTAACGACGGAGACGACGACTTTCCGCCCAAGAGCACGGTCCTGTTCCGCGAAAGCGCCGGAACCTACCTGGACCCGGAATGCCTGGCCATCCTGGGCGTCGCCGTGGTACAAAGCCTTATCAGGGCCTAG
- a CDS encoding YkgJ family cysteine cluster protein — protein sequence MKRVEDQDLDKIPGRRLEDGDVFCFECRPDISCFNLCCRNLNLFLYPYDIVRLKKKLRMTASEVIEKHTDVVLRPGNFFPEVLLTMADNEEKTCPFLSEKGCTVYSDRMYACRTFPTEHGVSLDEASGVLTPVHFYKPPDFCQGRHESKEWTVSSWSQDQGAVYYHKMMTEWTKVKILFQNDPWGADGPEGKMARMAFMAAYNMDDFKDFVFKSTFLKRYKVPKAFLKKAKKDEVELLRLGFAWIKLFCFGYPSPELGLV from the coding sequence ATGAAGCGAGTAGAAGACCAAGATCTGGACAAAATTCCCGGCAGGCGGCTGGAGGACGGAGACGTGTTCTGTTTTGAATGCAGGCCCGACATATCCTGCTTCAACCTGTGCTGCCGCAACCTGAATTTGTTTTTGTATCCCTACGACATTGTGCGTTTAAAAAAGAAACTGCGCATGACCGCCTCGGAAGTGATCGAAAAGCACACGGACGTGGTTTTGAGGCCGGGCAACTTCTTCCCGGAAGTGCTTTTAACCATGGCGGATAACGAAGAAAAAACATGCCCCTTTTTGTCGGAAAAGGGATGCACCGTTTACAGCGACAGAATGTACGCCTGCCGCACCTTTCCCACGGAGCACGGGGTTTCCTTGGACGAAGCCTCGGGCGTGCTCACGCCGGTCCATTTTTACAAGCCGCCCGACTTCTGCCAGGGCCGGCACGAGTCCAAGGAGTGGACCGTATCCAGTTGGTCCCAAGACCAGGGCGCGGTGTATTATCACAAAATGATGACCGAATGGACCAAGGTGAAAATCCTGTTCCAGAACGATCCCTGGGGAGCGGACGGGCCGGAAGGCAAAATGGCCCGGATGGCGTTTATGGCCGCCTACAACATGGACGACTTCAAGGATTTCGTTTTTAAAAGCACCTTTTTAAAGCGGTACAAGGTTCCCAAGGCTTTTCTGAAAAAAGCCAAAAAGGATGAGGTGGAACTGCTGCGCCTGGGCTTCGCCTGGATCAAGCTCTTCTGCTTTGGATATCCGTCCCCGGAGCTGGGGTTGGTTTAA
- a CDS encoding DUF3108 domain-containing protein, with protein MNNFACKLGKHTALTLFAVFFLLAGQAGGGVDPTMDIPQRIPFSPGEKLTFELKWLFLPAGTATIEILPIELMDGEPAWHFVLKARTNRFTDAFYKVRDRIDTYVDLNMTRTLYYKKIQREGDTKRDVEVIFDWENLKASYVQDGNKEKETEINPESFDPLSVVYKFRSGDIALERQMQAWVTDGKKCVEGRAFITKEQSLAVPAGRYDTFVMEPELKHAGGVFQESKDPSLRIWFSKGPERQIIKIRGKVAVGSFSANLIKVEKLPPHLLDQDIPEED; from the coding sequence ATGAATAATTTTGCGTGCAAATTGGGAAAGCATACGGCCCTGACGCTATTCGCCGTGTTTTTCCTGCTCGCCGGTCAGGCAGGGGGCGGAGTCGATCCCACAATGGACATTCCTCAACGGATTCCCTTTTCGCCCGGGGAAAAGCTCACCTTTGAGCTTAAATGGCTTTTTCTGCCCGCCGGGACGGCCACCATTGAGATCCTGCCCATCGAGTTGATGGACGGCGAGCCTGCGTGGCACTTTGTGCTCAAGGCCCGGACCAACCGGTTTACGGACGCCTTTTACAAGGTGCGGGACCGCATAGACACCTATGTGGACCTGAACATGACCCGAACCCTCTACTATAAAAAGATCCAGAGGGAGGGCGACACCAAAAGGGACGTGGAAGTCATTTTCGACTGGGAGAATCTCAAGGCCTCCTATGTCCAGGACGGAAACAAGGAAAAGGAAACGGAGATCAATCCGGAATCCTTCGACCCTCTTTCCGTGGTGTACAAGTTCCGGTCCGGCGACATCGCCCTGGAACGGCAAATGCAAGCCTGGGTCACGGACGGCAAGAAGTGCGTGGAGGGCAGGGCCTTTATCACCAAGGAGCAATCCCTGGCCGTCCCCGCCGGACGATACGATACTTTTGTCATGGAGCCTGAGCTAAAGCACGCGGGAGGCGTTTTTCAGGAAAGCAAGGACCCTTCCCTGCGCATTTGGTTTTCCAAAGGCCCGGAGCGGCAAATCATTAAGATTAGAGGCAAGGTGGCTGTGGGCAGCTTTTCGGCCAACCTGATTAAAGTGGAGAAACTTCCTCCCCATTTGCTGGATCAGGATATACCCGAGGAGGATTAG
- a CDS encoding SidJ-related pseudokinase, protein MIGASEITERDFALQELAKHRQSLESVYVNLGRLQYLIQEYTPCIHLETMDVLDDLLLREEHTNRRTSYFTYRKAADVLALAVEKSPDPEVRRKALDILRNMVCIKHGSVHRAAAESLGSLPLNIRGPAMETPSEKAALPKASWMSILKQAGFSSDGPPLAKGRSLVLRSQDDQVLVVKMARDGDSVQTLHAEAAWMERLEQEAQGFPVDFHVPRPISMGQNRVFRLEEIPEHEGGLENLHPQRLAMAYVAHGDYFTYPNDPSGPGLPAGGEFVEILGKNAWLLGRLGASGMVHTAPIPLFHNRVQAGRRTDRGLYEWPRQGRLDQWLFSCQYPNLCSTGLRDFEHILAFNGPMSELYLHLGTHVLSLVLVAGSYFRNKDPERVGLDPQGEPVDARDLFDRPLLITAISEIFYQYYSGFVGREFTDPLPRDVESLADAMIREMGVDRYMEEILRVHDQEAMTQEQFLDFLTGRGLSPEKARSCVRGKEEIVLYTGPHLGGFNDVISVPELICFVATVTSLCVSGRYVEQNPQQAA, encoded by the coding sequence TTGATAGGCGCGTCTGAAATCACCGAACGAGACTTTGCGCTCCAGGAATTGGCGAAGCATAGGCAAAGCCTGGAGTCCGTATACGTCAATCTGGGGCGGCTGCAATACCTTATCCAGGAATACACCCCGTGCATCCATTTGGAAACCATGGATGTGCTGGACGACCTTTTGCTCCGGGAAGAGCACACCAACCGGCGCACCTCCTATTTCACCTACCGCAAGGCGGCCGATGTTCTGGCCCTGGCCGTGGAAAAATCCCCGGACCCGGAAGTGCGGCGAAAAGCCCTGGATATTCTACGGAACATGGTGTGCATCAAGCATGGGTCCGTACACAGGGCCGCGGCCGAATCCTTAGGCTCCCTGCCCTTGAACATACGGGGCCCAGCCATGGAAACGCCTTCGGAAAAGGCGGCCTTGCCCAAAGCATCGTGGATGTCCATTCTGAAGCAGGCGGGATTTTCGTCGGACGGGCCTCCCCTGGCCAAGGGCCGAAGCCTGGTGCTTCGCTCTCAAGACGATCAGGTGTTGGTGGTTAAGATGGCCCGGGACGGAGACTCCGTTCAAACCCTGCACGCCGAAGCCGCCTGGATGGAGCGCCTTGAGCAGGAGGCCCAGGGATTTCCCGTGGACTTTCATGTGCCCCGGCCCATCAGCATGGGCCAAAACCGTGTGTTCCGGCTGGAGGAAATCCCGGAGCATGAAGGCGGCCTGGAAAATCTGCATCCCCAAAGACTGGCCATGGCCTATGTCGCTCACGGCGATTACTTCACCTATCCCAACGATCCCTCCGGCCCGGGGCTTCCCGCGGGCGGCGAGTTTGTGGAAATCCTGGGAAAAAACGCCTGGCTTTTGGGCAGGCTGGGCGCCTCCGGCATGGTGCACACCGCGCCCATCCCCCTGTTCCACAACCGGGTCCAGGCGGGCCGGCGAACGGATCGCGGTTTGTACGAATGGCCCCGTCAGGGCAGGCTGGATCAATGGCTGTTTTCCTGCCAATACCCCAACCTCTGCAGCACCGGCCTGCGGGATTTCGAGCATATTTTAGCCTTTAACGGCCCAATGAGCGAGCTGTACCTCCACCTGGGCACTCACGTGCTGAGCCTGGTATTGGTGGCGGGCAGCTATTTCAGGAACAAGGACCCTGAACGGGTGGGCCTCGACCCCCAGGGCGAACCCGTAGACGCCCGGGACCTGTTCGACCGCCCCCTGCTCATCACGGCAATCAGCGAAATTTTTTATCAGTACTACAGCGGCTTTGTAGGCCGGGAGTTCACCGATCCCCTGCCTCGGGATGTGGAGTCTCTGGCCGACGCCATGATCCGCGAAATGGGCGTAGACCGCTACATGGAGGAAATCCTCCGCGTCCACGATCAGGAGGCCATGACCCAGGAGCAGTTTCTCGACTTTCTGACCGGGCGCGGGCTCTCTCCGGAAAAAGCCCGGTCATGCGTTCGGGGCAAAGAGGAGATCGTCCTGTACACCGGCCCGCACCTGGGCGGATTCAACGACGTCATCTCGGTTCCCGAACTGATTTGCTTTGTCGCCACCGTCACCTCCCTGTGCGTGTCAGGCAGGTACGTGGAGCAAAATCCCCAGCAAGCGGCCTGA
- a CDS encoding 2-hydroxyacyl-CoA dehydratase subunit D: MAQFVKTDSGKRLTRLITNGYMDNIVKAQQGAFVVWIAIIVPAEIFAGFDNVIYCVPESHSALCAGKGVGVSLCEKAENLGYSMDLCSYARIDMGCHFNQGADSPAGGLPKPDLLVSNNNNCTLLAKWFDVYHREWDIPHFILDIPFCYESQKQRDMEYIVSQFQDLIQTVEKLSGQKFNPEKMAQAWENSVEANKHWRRFLAAAKNKPSGITAFDSFVQMAPTLTMRGTPELAEHYRFLADETEARVDQGIVPAPNEKYRLLWDNIAPWHQLRKMSSRLGALDANIISASYTYCLGSREGSLDLLDLESLSPLEGMARLQNFSICPHGLQLRGRAMKQAIEEMDIDGVVFASNRSCKVYSLMQMDQQRYVQEELGVPTVMIDVDHADERKYSEETAFVRMEALLESIDEARR, from the coding sequence ATGGCTCAATTTGTAAAAACAGATTCGGGAAAGCGGCTGACCCGGCTTATCACCAACGGCTACATGGACAATATCGTCAAGGCCCAGCAAGGCGCCTTTGTGGTGTGGATCGCCATTATCGTGCCCGCGGAAATTTTCGCGGGCTTTGACAACGTAATCTACTGCGTGCCCGAAAGCCACTCCGCCCTGTGTGCGGGAAAAGGCGTGGGCGTTTCGTTGTGCGAAAAGGCGGAAAACCTGGGATACTCCATGGACCTGTGCTCTTATGCACGCATCGACATGGGCTGCCACTTCAACCAGGGGGCCGACTCCCCGGCGGGCGGCCTGCCCAAGCCGGACCTGCTGGTCTCCAATAATAACAACTGCACCTTGCTGGCCAAGTGGTTTGACGTGTATCATCGGGAGTGGGACATCCCCCATTTCATTCTGGACATTCCGTTTTGTTATGAGTCCCAAAAGCAGCGGGACATGGAATACATCGTCAGCCAGTTTCAGGACTTGATTCAGACCGTGGAAAAACTCTCCGGCCAGAAGTTCAACCCGGAAAAAATGGCCCAGGCCTGGGAAAACTCCGTGGAAGCCAACAAGCATTGGCGGCGTTTTCTGGCTGCGGCCAAAAACAAGCCTTCGGGGATTACGGCGTTTGACTCTTTCGTCCAGATGGCGCCCACCCTGACTATGCGGGGGACGCCGGAACTGGCCGAACATTACCGCTTTTTGGCGGATGAAACGGAAGCGCGCGTTGACCAGGGGATTGTTCCTGCGCCCAACGAAAAATATCGCCTTTTGTGGGATAACATCGCGCCCTGGCACCAGTTGCGCAAAATGTCCTCCCGTTTAGGAGCGCTGGACGCCAACATCATCTCAGCGTCCTATACCTATTGCCTGGGCAGCCGGGAGGGCAGCCTGGACCTGCTGGACCTTGAGTCGCTCTCTCCCCTGGAAGGCATGGCCAGGCTGCAAAATTTCTCCATCTGCCCTCATGGGCTGCAGCTTAGGGGCCGGGCCATGAAACAGGCCATCGAGGAAATGGACATAGACGGCGTGGTTTTCGCCTCCAACCGGAGTTGCAAGGTGTATTCGCTCATGCAAATGGATCAGCAGCGTTACGTGCAGGAAGAGTTGGGCGTGCCTACGGTCATGATTGACGTGGATCACGCGGACGAACGAAAATACAGCGAGGAAACCGCCTTTGTGCGCATGGAAGCGCTGCTGGAAAGCATTGATGAGGCCAGGAGGTAA